Proteins from a genomic interval of Sulfurimonas sp. HSL3-2:
- the dnaN gene encoding DNA polymerase III subunit beta, whose amino-acid sequence MKITIAKSILENILISSQPFLEKKDTSQITSHVYIKVQNSVLTLKATDYEIGLHVTVDQVNSIEDGEVTANGKKLLDIIRILKDSDVTLETKNDILHISQASSNFKLPTFLSNEFPLFPNYEGKPKISIDSHTLIESLKKITPAIDSNNPKFELNGALIDIKNDSIAFVSTDTRRLALVNIENSTQNILSIIIPKKAIIEIQKLFFDNIEIYYDNTYLIIHSDQYTFYTKLINGKFPDYSRIIPKEISKTIVLPKSIIIDSIKQITTISNDMKITLHNDKIIFESLSNDNIEAKTEITHTTGFDEPFMLAVNSRYILDFLAQIDNQEFTIGLNDSNLPFVLTDENFKTIVMPIVI is encoded by the coding sequence ATGAAAATTACAATAGCTAAATCTATACTAGAAAATATACTTATCTCTTCTCAACCGTTTCTTGAAAAAAAAGATACATCACAGATAACATCTCATGTTTATATAAAAGTTCAAAACTCTGTATTAACACTAAAAGCTACAGACTATGAGATAGGTCTACATGTAACTGTCGATCAAGTAAACTCTATTGAAGACGGTGAAGTAACTGCTAACGGTAAAAAGCTTCTTGATATTATCAGAATACTAAAAGACTCTGATGTCACATTAGAAACTAAAAACGATATTCTTCATATCTCTCAAGCTAGTTCAAATTTTAAATTGCCTACATTCTTATCTAATGAATTTCCACTATTTCCAAACTATGAGGGTAAACCGAAGATATCGATAGATTCACATACTCTGATTGAATCACTTAAAAAGATCACACCTGCAATAGATTCGAACAATCCTAAGTTCGAACTAAACGGTGCATTAATCGATATCAAAAATGACAGCATCGCATTTGTATCAACTGACACTAGACGTTTAGCACTCGTTAACATCGAAAACTCTACACAAAATATACTTTCAATCATTATCCCTAAAAAAGCTATCATTGAGATCCAAAAACTATTTTTTGATAATATTGAGATCTATTACGATAATACTTACCTGATCATTCACTCTGATCAGTACACGTTCTATACAAAACTTATAAACGGAAAATTTCCTGATTATTCTAGAATCATTCCAAAAGAGATATCTAAAACTATCGTACTTCCTAAATCTATCATTATCGATTCTATAAAACAGATCACTACGATCTCAAACGATATGAAGATAACTCTTCATAATGACAAAATCATTTTCGAAAGTCTAAGCAATGACAATATCGAAGCAAAAACTGAAATAACTCATACAACAGGATTTGATGAGCCGTTTATGTTAGCAGTCAACAGCAGATATATTCTAGACTTCCTTGCACAGATAGATAATCAAGAATTTACTATAGGATTAAACGACTCAAACCTTCCTTTTGTTTTAACAGATGAAAACTTTAAAACAATTGTCATGCCGATAGTTATATAA